In Silvanigrella paludirubra, one DNA window encodes the following:
- a CDS encoding ABC transporter ATP-binding protein produces MIKISVENYSYQNKEPVIKNINITLKEGKITSLIGASGCGKSTFLRVLMGMETGATGQIEFKNQDFSFQKWNIKQKLFSMVPQVPHLLPWKNILNNIIIAISNEKVTKEQKSKEEIAINALKVVQLENHKNKFPDEISLGMAQRVSFARALVLDTQAILLDEPFASLDAHTRYILQEWLANKILETNKYAILVTHDVREALFLSEEIHVLKGIPSEINKTFYNENRNEKSNIKTEKEIISLIGIN; encoded by the coding sequence ATGATTAAAATATCGGTTGAAAATTATTCTTACCAAAATAAAGAGCCTGTTATTAAAAACATAAATATTACTTTAAAAGAAGGTAAAATAACATCCCTAATAGGAGCTTCAGGATGTGGAAAATCTACTTTTTTAAGAGTTCTAATGGGTATGGAAACAGGAGCTACAGGTCAGATCGAATTTAAAAATCAAGATTTTTCTTTTCAAAAATGGAATATAAAACAAAAATTATTTTCAATGGTTCCTCAAGTACCTCATTTATTACCATGGAAGAACATTTTAAATAATATCATAATTGCTATTTCTAATGAAAAAGTAACTAAAGAACAAAAATCAAAAGAAGAAATTGCTATAAATGCTTTAAAAGTTGTACAATTAGAAAATCATAAAAATAAATTTCCTGATGAGATTTCTCTTGGAATGGCACAAAGAGTTTCTTTTGCAAGAGCTTTGGTATTAGATACACAAGCCATTTTATTAGATGAACCTTTTGCATCTTTAGACGCACACACAAGATATATCTTACAAGAATGGCTTGCAAATAAAATTTTAGAAACAAACAAATACGCTATTTTAGTTACACACGATGTAAGAGAAGCATTATTTTTGTCTGAAGAAATTCATGTTTTAAAAGGTATTCCATCCGAAATAAATAAAACATTTTATAATGAAAATAGAAATGAAAAGAGTAATATTAAAACAGAAAAAGAAATTATATCTTTAATTGGAATCAACTAA
- a CDS encoding GAF domain-containing protein: MISEKERIESLKSYYILDTLPEKDYDEITSLAAKAFKCPISYISFLDEKRLWIKSSHGIPKLTFEKDFSFCQYTLKSDEIFIVNNTLKDKRFHDNPYVLGNPKILFYAAVPIVSVTGYNIGALCILDRKENQFSDSQLMYLKFLANKIYKLLELRRKKILLAKLNEESKLSSKNYLKNDKKYSYQNNIRNSGKKSLEKMANHETNKQMAFNFVTLNDYSSDVQLVENTKKINSFCSTIEKEFSITKKINFSKYFHTDYKVEKAQFIAVNELISAVLNLYKDKMSMYEIQLDITSNIPPNYKIECKPSLTIQIISCIIHNSIESIKFKKFKWIHLDLKEASYDFEISISDNSQAAFNKFNLSNHDFQNYEMKNDCLNDFNQINIEGENYLNKITKAIGAQVFLDKSSENSKVVFYLPKRNYQFDN, translated from the coding sequence ATGATAAGTGAAAAAGAACGAATTGAATCCTTAAAAAGTTACTATATTTTAGATACCTTACCTGAAAAAGATTATGATGAAATAACTTCACTAGCAGCTAAGGCATTTAAGTGTCCTATTTCGTATATAAGTTTTTTAGATGAAAAAAGATTATGGATTAAGTCAAGTCATGGAATTCCTAAATTAACATTTGAAAAAGATTTTTCCTTTTGCCAATATACTTTAAAAAGTGATGAAATTTTTATCGTAAATAATACTCTAAAAGATAAACGATTTCATGATAATCCTTACGTCTTAGGTAATCCTAAAATTCTTTTTTATGCTGCTGTACCTATTGTTTCTGTGACAGGCTATAATATTGGTGCTTTATGTATTTTAGATAGAAAAGAGAATCAATTTTCAGATAGTCAGCTTATGTATCTTAAATTTTTAGCTAATAAAATATACAAGCTTTTAGAACTGCGTAGAAAAAAAATACTTCTTGCAAAATTAAATGAAGAGTCAAAATTATCTTCAAAAAATTATTTAAAAAATGATAAGAAATATTCCTATCAAAATAACATAAGAAATTCAGGAAAAAAATCTTTAGAAAAAATGGCAAATCACGAAACAAATAAACAAATGGCGTTCAATTTTGTAACTTTAAATGATTACTCTTCGGATGTTCAACTTGTTGAAAATACAAAAAAAATAAATAGTTTTTGTTCTACCATAGAAAAAGAATTTTCAATTACAAAAAAAATAAATTTTTCTAAATATTTTCATACCGATTATAAAGTCGAAAAAGCACAATTTATTGCTGTAAATGAACTCATATCTGCTGTGCTTAATTTATACAAAGATAAAATGTCTATGTATGAAATTCAATTAGACATAACTTCAAATATCCCTCCAAATTATAAAATAGAATGCAAACCTTCTTTAACTATTCAAATTATTTCATGCATTATTCATAATTCGATTGAATCTATAAAATTTAAAAAATTTAAGTGGATTCATTTGGACTTAAAGGAGGCTAGTTATGATTTTGAAATATCTATTTCAGATAATAGCCAAGCTGCTTTTAATAAGTTTAATTTAAGCAATCACGATTTTCAAAATTATGAAATGAAAAATGATTGTTTAAATGATTTCAATCAAATAAATATTGAAGGTGAAAATTATTTAAATAAAATTACAAAAGCAATTGGTGCACAGGTTTTTTTAGATAAGAGTAGTGAAAATTCTAAAGTGGTTTTTTATCTTCCTAAAAGAAACTATCAGTTTGATAATTAA
- a CDS encoding lytic transglycosylase domain-containing protein: protein MFLKNLQLTRNSLTTLVLLMSQASLISKSYSLDLKVDLPQNAGKEPVLYYNPIVNQQADSSFSKGTTAKEPEVSKKKQKASKSDQVEKSVPKEEIVLADDGGLEVPPAPKSISQKKKEIALESNGKKNSIKSRKMREDTVALEEDNNDSVQLVRSTSALNNSKDPFPMLACIEDNVAFWERVYTEIDVNEAYLHDKNDLSRIYSTLSLPTNKSQRSRYIDNERKKYINIINNLAAKLKTPRKNWTKEEKRVAALFKESGLTLKNLNEAKSNMRIQTGLKSQFEAGVQRSINYLPSVFPIVKKSGLPIDLAYLPHVESSYNSKAGSKVGAMGLWQIMPGTMRIVEGHAAVSKRTDPKIATTAAMKILKSDFDKVQNWPLTLTAYNHGVNGMLRAIDETGSRDLCKVIDHYSSPSFRFASSNFYAQFLAARKAAKQRYSQLAKKGKGGSGVVLRRTILSSQGGSLK from the coding sequence ATGTTTCTTAAAAATCTGCAATTAACACGCAATTCCTTAACCACTTTAGTTTTATTGATGTCACAAGCTTCTTTAATTTCTAAATCCTATTCTTTAGATTTAAAAGTGGATTTACCTCAAAATGCTGGTAAAGAACCGGTTCTATATTATAATCCGATAGTAAACCAGCAAGCAGATTCCTCTTTTTCCAAAGGAACCACAGCTAAAGAGCCAGAAGTCAGCAAAAAAAAGCAAAAAGCCTCTAAATCTGATCAGGTTGAAAAGTCTGTTCCTAAAGAAGAAATTGTACTAGCGGATGATGGAGGGCTTGAAGTTCCTCCAGCGCCTAAATCTATTTCTCAAAAGAAAAAAGAAATTGCTCTTGAATCAAATGGTAAAAAAAACAGCATAAAATCTCGTAAAATGAGAGAGGATACTGTTGCTCTAGAAGAAGATAATAACGATAGCGTTCAACTTGTTCGTTCAACAAGTGCTTTGAATAATTCAAAAGATCCTTTTCCTATGTTGGCTTGTATAGAAGACAATGTTGCTTTTTGGGAACGTGTTTATACAGAAATAGATGTAAATGAAGCGTATTTACATGATAAAAATGACTTATCCAGAATTTATAGCACTTTATCCCTTCCTACAAATAAATCACAAAGATCACGCTATATTGATAATGAACGAAAAAAATATATTAACATTATTAATAATTTAGCTGCAAAATTAAAAACTCCTCGTAAAAACTGGACAAAAGAAGAAAAAAGAGTGGCTGCTTTATTTAAAGAGAGTGGCTTAACTTTAAAGAATTTAAATGAAGCAAAATCAAATATGAGAATTCAAACAGGTTTAAAATCTCAATTTGAAGCAGGAGTTCAAAGAAGTATAAACTACCTTCCCTCTGTTTTTCCGATCGTTAAAAAAAGTGGTCTTCCTATTGATCTTGCCTATTTACCACATGTAGAAAGCAGTTATAACTCTAAGGCTGGTTCAAAGGTAGGGGCTATGGGATTATGGCAAATTATGCCAGGAACCATGCGTATTGTAGAAGGCCATGCAGCTGTTTCAAAAAGAACAGATCCTAAAATTGCAACCACAGCGGCCATGAAAATTTTGAAAAGCGATTTTGATAAGGTTCAAAATTGGCCTTTAACTTTAACTGCTTACAATCATGGCGTAAATGGAATGCTCCGGGCTATTGATGAAACAGGGTCACGTGATCTATGTAAAGTAATTGACCATTACAGTTCGCCTTCGTTTCGTTTTGCTTCAAGCAATTTTTACGCCCAATTTTTAGCAGCTCGAAAAGCAGCTAAACAAAGATATTCACAATTGGCTAAAAAAGGAAAAGGTGGTTCCGGTGTGGTTTTAAGGCGTACAATTCTAAGCTCACAAGGTGGATCTTTAAAATGA
- a CDS encoding tetratricopeptide repeat protein: MQNYFKYLPILFCTFFITSCMTPQNEVMEDKNQAENKAVIEIQKNETVSKIDYLETTDKNHEIRIAELEGQVKKLNFLVNDLSQDNIVSKKIISLLRNDVNSLNEQLSTNRKEIDILKRGLRSGIFEDQASLEKQPPSSLGVSMLPDMTESRDIYTEKKDSSLIPLESAMTNSNEPIGPAQLIADAEIKLRQAHYGEAIISLNNVKKNYPNYDDKGKSLLLSSEAWLRLGEYNNVFNELRTFYIKFPNTPDLAHAKLLEAETYEKLNSKSKAAQIYQEVITLSPQSTDAQNARDGMLRMRDSK, encoded by the coding sequence ATGCAAAATTATTTTAAATATTTACCCATTTTATTTTGCACATTTTTTATTACTTCATGCATGACTCCACAAAATGAAGTTATGGAAGATAAAAATCAAGCTGAAAACAAAGCTGTTATAGAAATTCAAAAAAATGAAACTGTTAGTAAAATAGATTATCTAGAAACAACAGATAAAAACCATGAAATAAGAATTGCGGAACTTGAAGGACAGGTAAAAAAATTAAATTTTTTAGTAAATGATTTAAGCCAAGACAATATTGTTTCTAAAAAAATAATCTCATTATTAAGAAATGATGTAAATAGTTTAAATGAACAATTATCAACAAATAGAAAAGAAATTGATATTTTAAAACGTGGTTTAAGATCGGGAATTTTTGAGGATCAAGCATCTTTAGAAAAACAACCTCCTAGTTCTTTAGGAGTTTCTATGCTACCTGATATGACAGAAAGCAGAGATATATACACTGAAAAAAAAGATTCCTCATTAATTCCTTTAGAAAGCGCAATGACAAATTCAAATGAACCAATAGGACCTGCCCAATTAATTGCGGATGCAGAGATTAAATTAAGACAAGCCCATTATGGAGAAGCAATTATTTCATTAAATAATGTAAAAAAGAATTATCCCAATTACGATGATAAAGGAAAATCATTGTTACTTTCTAGTGAAGCATGGCTTCGTTTAGGAGAATATAATAACGTATTTAATGAACTTAGAACATTTTATATTAAGTTCCCAAATACTCCTGATCTAGCACATGCTAAACTCTTAGAAGCAGAAACCTATGAAAAATTAAACAGCAAATCGAAGGCCGCTCAAATTTATCAAGAAGTGATTACCCTTTCCCCGCAAAGCACAGATGCTCAAAATGCTAGGGACGGAATGCTAAGAATGCGTGATTCTAAATGA
- the secA gene encoding preprotein translocase subunit SecA, translated as MLNILKSLFGTKNDRELRKIAPILTKINTLESKMQSLTDSELKAKTSEFKTRYQKGESLDSLLAEAFAVVREAGKRCLGKRHFDVQLIGGYVLHQGKIAEMRTGEGKTLTATAPVYLNALSGKGVHVVTVNEYLASTQSEEMGKLYSFLGLTTGCILSGMSDQERQEAYACDVTYATNNELGFDYLRDNMKVRLEDFVQRGHHYSIVDEVDSILIDEARTPLIISGPSDTTSDKYIISNNAIRGLRKEIDYTVDEKSRACALSEAGISKVEKRLNIENLFDPENNELVHACNNALRAHVLFRKDDHYIVQNGQIIIVDEFTGRLMHGRRFSDGLHQALEAKENVQIQPENQTLAQVTLQNYFRMYEKLSGMTGTADTEAVEFHNIYKLNVVVIPTNRQMIRKDHDDVLFLKQATKFNAVAEEIDKIHKTGQPILVGTVSIEKSELLSELLKKKNIPHQVLNAKHHEQEARIIAEAGQKGRVTLSTNMAGRGTDIILGQQVADLGGLYVIGTERHESRRIDNQLRGRSGRQGDPGASKFFLSWEDELMKRFNNKANQFIMEKFVGDEAIHDPRLTNVIGKVQKRVEGFNYDIRKQLLQYDDVLNQQRKAIYAARMRILRKENVKEILVGEPIQKFARTICDDFIPPSGLPGELVNIDYKELERVLFRNFNKAIPFSIEERNKTEIGRDEFYDLITKKLIKEYEEKENLFGSEQMRDIERWVMLQTIDSWWKDHLLNIDHLKDGIGLRGYAQKDPLQEYKNEAFELFIRLIVSIKQDSLQMIYKVQPNLAEKFIAEAKAEVERKAKLELKNATAEHQDPEVAFEHKLEEQEELERKRAMYSER; from the coding sequence ATGTTAAATATTCTCAAGTCTCTCTTTGGAACTAAAAACGATCGAGAATTGCGTAAAATTGCACCTATTCTTACAAAAATAAACACTCTCGAATCAAAGATGCAATCATTGACTGATAGTGAGCTTAAAGCAAAAACCTCTGAATTTAAAACAAGGTACCAAAAAGGGGAAAGTCTTGACTCTCTTCTCGCTGAAGCTTTTGCTGTTGTACGTGAAGCAGGCAAACGCTGCTTAGGAAAAAGACATTTTGATGTACAGCTTATTGGTGGATATGTATTACACCAAGGTAAAATTGCTGAAATGCGTACAGGGGAAGGTAAAACTTTAACCGCAACAGCTCCTGTTTACTTAAATGCCTTATCTGGAAAAGGCGTTCATGTTGTTACTGTAAATGAATACCTAGCATCTACACAGTCCGAAGAAATGGGCAAGCTTTATAGTTTTTTAGGCCTTACTACAGGATGTATTTTATCAGGCATGAGTGACCAAGAACGTCAAGAAGCCTATGCTTGCGATGTTACTTACGCTACAAATAATGAATTAGGTTTTGATTATTTACGTGATAACATGAAGGTTCGCCTCGAAGATTTTGTACAAAGAGGCCATCACTATTCCATTGTTGACGAAGTCGACTCCATCTTAATTGATGAAGCTAGAACTCCACTCATTATTAGCGGTCCTTCGGATACTACTTCCGATAAATATATTATTTCAAATAATGCGATTCGTGGATTAAGAAAAGAAATTGACTACACGGTAGATGAAAAATCTAGAGCCTGTGCTTTATCTGAAGCTGGTATTTCTAAAGTCGAAAAACGCCTTAATATTGAAAATCTTTTTGACCCTGAAAATAATGAACTTGTTCATGCTTGTAATAATGCATTAAGAGCTCATGTCTTATTTAGAAAAGACGATCATTATATTGTTCAAAATGGGCAAATCATTATTGTTGATGAATTTACTGGTCGCTTAATGCACGGTCGTAGATTTTCGGATGGACTTCACCAAGCTCTAGAAGCAAAAGAAAATGTTCAAATTCAACCCGAAAACCAAACATTAGCACAAGTAACTCTCCAAAACTATTTCCGTATGTATGAAAAATTATCTGGCATGACAGGTACAGCAGACACAGAAGCAGTCGAATTTCATAATATTTATAAATTAAATGTTGTTGTTATCCCTACAAATCGCCAAATGATTCGTAAAGATCACGATGATGTTTTATTCTTAAAACAAGCTACAAAATTTAATGCTGTGGCAGAAGAAATTGATAAAATTCATAAGACGGGACAACCTATTCTTGTTGGTACTGTCAGCATTGAAAAAAGTGAATTGCTTTCTGAGCTACTTAAAAAGAAAAATATTCCGCATCAAGTACTAAATGCAAAACATCATGAACAAGAAGCTAGAATTATTGCAGAAGCTGGCCAAAAAGGCCGTGTAACTTTATCAACCAACATGGCTGGTCGTGGTACAGATATCATTCTAGGCCAACAAGTGGCTGATCTTGGAGGTCTTTATGTTATTGGTACGGAACGACACGAAAGCCGCCGTATAGATAATCAGCTCCGTGGCCGTTCTGGTCGCCAAGGTGACCCAGGTGCAAGTAAATTCTTTTTATCTTGGGAAGACGAACTTATGAAACGCTTTAACAATAAAGCGAATCAATTCATTATGGAAAAGTTTGTTGGTGACGAAGCGATTCACGATCCAAGATTAACAAATGTAATTGGCAAAGTACAAAAACGAGTAGAAGGTTTCAATTACGATATTCGTAAACAACTACTTCAATACGATGATGTATTAAATCAACAAAGAAAAGCTATTTATGCAGCTCGTATGAGAATATTGCGTAAAGAAAATGTAAAAGAAATTTTAGTTGGTGAACCCATCCAAAAATTTGCACGTACCATTTGTGATGACTTTATTCCACCATCTGGACTCCCTGGTGAGCTAGTTAATATTGATTATAAAGAACTAGAAAGAGTTTTATTCCGTAATTTTAACAAAGCAATTCCTTTTTCTATTGAGGAAAGGAATAAAACGGAAATAGGTAGAGATGAGTTTTACGATCTCATTACAAAAAAACTTATCAAGGAATACGAAGAAAAAGAAAACTTATTTGGTTCCGAACAAATGAGGGATATCGAACGTTGGGTTATGCTTCAAACGATCGACTCTTGGTGGAAAGATCACCTTCTTAATATCGACCATTTAAAAGACGGAATTGGTTTAAGAGGTTATGCGCAAAAAGATCCATTACAAGAGTATAAAAACGAAGCTTTTGAATTATTTATCCGTTTGATCGTTTCTATCAAACAAGACTCATTACAAATGATATACAAAGTACAGCCTAATTTAGCTGAAAAGTTTATTGCGGAAGCCAAAGCAGAAGTTGAACGCAAGGCAAAGCTTGAACTCAAAAATGCAACTGCAGAACATCAAGACCCTGAAGTCGCATTTGAGCACAAATTGGAAGAACAAGAAGAATTAGAGAGAAAACGAGCGATGTATTCGGAAAGATAA
- a CDS encoding ABC transporter permease, with the protein MSRISRRIFPVLFVMLLIFVLELTLQKAKVPEYIIPLPSKVTDVFLTDWVIIFQNTLVTVSEWLLGVFLAIVLGLFLGFLSFKSEKIHSILSPLLIISQSIPYLVFTPLLMIWLGLGMAPKVALVVLTCSFPISLVMQNDLIEAKKEYHLIVEMLQINSMKAFFHIYFPYSLPGFFNALKISISYSFGSAVLAELMGSESGLGIYLLRAQATFRTDKVIAAVIVIIFISLISTFFVSLLRKKIIFWKTAKH; encoded by the coding sequence ATGTCTCGCATATCTAGACGGATTTTTCCAGTTCTTTTTGTAATGTTACTCATTTTTGTTTTAGAGTTAACGTTACAAAAAGCTAAGGTACCAGAATATATTATCCCTTTACCTTCTAAAGTGACAGATGTATTTTTAACAGACTGGGTAATTATTTTTCAAAACACACTCGTAACTGTTTCAGAATGGCTATTAGGTGTTTTTCTTGCAATTGTATTAGGTCTTTTTTTAGGTTTTTTATCTTTCAAATCTGAAAAAATACATTCTATTTTATCACCTCTTCTTATTATTTCACAAAGTATTCCTTACCTTGTTTTTACACCACTTCTTATGATTTGGTTAGGATTAGGAATGGCACCAAAAGTTGCTTTGGTTGTACTTACGTGTTCTTTTCCTATTTCATTAGTGATGCAAAATGATCTTATTGAAGCAAAAAAAGAATACCATTTAATCGTTGAAATGTTGCAAATAAACTCCATGAAAGCTTTTTTTCATATTTATTTTCCCTATTCACTTCCTGGATTTTTTAATGCGCTTAAAATAAGCATTAGTTACTCTTTTGGTTCCGCAGTTTTAGCTGAATTAATGGGCAGTGAATCTGGACTTGGTATTTATTTATTAAGAGCTCAAGCAACCTTTAGAACAGATAAAGTTATAGCTGCTGTTATTGTTATTATTTTTATAAGTTTAATTAGTACATTTTTTGTTTCTTTACTTAGAAAAAAAATTATATTTTGGAAAACAGCAAAACATTAA
- the rpmG gene encoding 50S ribosomal protein L33 produces MRDIIKLICSGDGKISCSGNNLYSTTKNKKASTKKLELKKYCKYCRKHTLHRESK; encoded by the coding sequence ATGCGCGATATTATTAAACTTATCTGTAGTGGTGATGGAAAGATCTCTTGTTCTGGGAACAATCTTTACTCAACTACAAAAAATAAAAAAGCTTCCACAAAAAAGCTTGAACTCAAAAAATACTGCAAGTACTGCCGTAAGCACACACTTCACAGAGAAAGCAAATAA
- a CDS encoding polyprenyl synthetase family protein, whose product MSELHKNIPFFLQMINSDIESYLIKKLATYQDISYFDEISTAYKHPLNAGGKRVRPLLTLICAGAFSGEAGIETARNSALAVEKIHTYSLVHDDLPCMDNDDLRRGLPTTHKIYGEAKGLLIGDALLTESFKTIAQTSLNRPKYLSFLINELSEGSGVRGMILGQWLDISYTNRNEVTWEQMEIVHRNKTGKLLGTALSLGFLCGADHFKNEIPETKLFELNNIIKEAGELIGLSFQIIDDILDATKSSEQLGKTSGKDEAQNKLTAVKLLGFDKAEKLAASYTDRAKLLLQSLFENTHIINNNINSIYYQKMLLSQIELLLDRSK is encoded by the coding sequence ATGTCTGAACTGCATAAAAATATTCCATTTTTTTTACAAATGATAAATTCAGATATTGAATCATATTTGATTAAAAAATTAGCAACCTATCAGGATATATCTTATTTTGATGAAATATCAACAGCTTATAAACACCCCTTGAATGCAGGTGGAAAAAGAGTCCGTCCGCTGCTTACTTTAATTTGCGCTGGAGCTTTTAGTGGCGAAGCAGGCATCGAGACAGCAAGAAATTCTGCTCTAGCGGTTGAAAAAATTCATACTTATTCTCTAGTTCATGACGATTTACCATGCATGGATAATGACGATTTAAGGAGAGGCTTGCCTACAACCCATAAAATTTATGGCGAAGCAAAAGGTCTATTAATTGGAGATGCTCTTTTAACAGAATCCTTTAAAACCATAGCCCAAACATCACTCAACAGACCAAAGTATCTCTCTTTTTTAATAAATGAATTAAGCGAAGGCTCAGGAGTAAGAGGGATGATTTTAGGCCAGTGGCTTGATATTTCTTATACAAACAGGAATGAAGTTACTTGGGAACAAATGGAAATTGTTCATAGAAATAAAACAGGCAAACTACTTGGTACAGCACTCTCCTTAGGATTTCTTTGTGGTGCTGATCACTTTAAAAATGAAATTCCAGAAACTAAATTATTTGAATTGAATAATATCATAAAAGAAGCTGGAGAATTAATTGGTCTCTCTTTTCAAATTATAGACGACATTCTTGATGCCACAAAATCTAGTGAACAATTAGGAAAAACTTCAGGTAAGGATGAAGCTCAAAATAAGTTAACAGCGGTTAAATTACTAGGATTTGATAAAGCGGAAAAACTTGCTGCAAGCTACACGGACAGAGCAAAATTATTATTACAATCCTTATTTGAAAATACTCATATTATTAATAATAATATAAATTCTATCTATTATCAAAAAATGCTATTATCACAAATAGAACTTTTATTAGATAGATCAAAATAA
- a CDS encoding M17 family metallopeptidase: MNFFSDWFLAPHFSILVQTNEEFSKGKEQPDGVSIQVISEYYYSTHSEQFQFPTAFFGTLKPKNLYPLNQDGKSFFYIIPKDEPKKLSFELPGKSHIISHMGALLSISLLQQGNKFDSSKQFYISFSEDLKSFIDFEKYEFILGILQKSISNKVFKNSNKNKQFNIIFENTFMNKEVVNKAIALSDSMCYTRSFINMPPNILNPESYELFLRTIVRNECEKSSSPNHIQIEIYDYEKLKKENCGLICAVGQGSEIKPRLIKLTYITTKNLSKTPHVSLVGKGITFDTGGYDIKPSSGMRIMKKDMGGSASALGIFFACARLNLPMRLTCWLPLAENMISGNAMRPGDVFRAKNGLQIEIDNTDAEGRLVLADAISLACEEHPDWLIDLATLTGAARVGLGTMVDSLFGNNKLTSQLLYNSGIESGDWVWQVPLPIDYESYLDSNVSDFVNSGSSGFAGSITAALFLQKFVTVPQWNHIDTYMWCDKPNGLWSEGGGATGKCVRLVTRAIESFISK; this comes from the coding sequence ATGAATTTTTTCTCCGACTGGTTTCTTGCTCCTCACTTTTCAATCCTAGTTCAAACGAATGAAGAGTTCAGTAAGGGTAAGGAGCAGCCAGACGGAGTTTCTATTCAGGTTATCAGTGAATATTATTATTCTACGCATTCAGAGCAATTTCAATTTCCCACTGCTTTTTTTGGTACTTTAAAACCTAAAAATTTATATCCTTTAAATCAAGATGGAAAATCTTTTTTTTATATTATTCCAAAAGATGAACCCAAAAAACTTTCTTTTGAGCTACCAGGAAAATCACATATAATAAGTCATATGGGAGCTTTACTTTCAATTTCTTTATTGCAACAAGGTAACAAATTTGATTCGTCAAAACAGTTTTATATTTCTTTTTCAGAAGATTTAAAATCATTTATTGATTTTGAAAAATATGAATTTATATTGGGAATTCTGCAAAAGTCAATATCAAATAAAGTATTTAAAAATTCCAATAAAAATAAACAATTTAATATAATATTTGAAAATACATTTATGAATAAAGAGGTAGTGAATAAAGCAATCGCATTAAGTGATTCTATGTGTTACACTCGTAGCTTTATAAATATGCCACCAAATATACTTAATCCAGAGTCTTACGAATTATTTTTAAGAACGATTGTTCGAAATGAGTGTGAAAAATCATCTTCACCAAATCATATTCAAATTGAAATATATGATTATGAAAAATTAAAAAAAGAAAATTGTGGACTAATATGTGCTGTGGGGCAAGGAAGTGAGATAAAACCAAGGCTAATTAAATTAACATATATTACAACAAAAAATTTATCAAAAACGCCTCATGTTTCTTTAGTTGGTAAAGGGATTACTTTCGACACAGGGGGATATGATATCAAACCATCCTCTGGAATGCGTATTATGAAAAAAGATATGGGCGGTTCTGCTTCGGCATTAGGCATTTTTTTTGCTTGTGCTCGTCTCAACTTGCCCATGCGGCTTACCTGTTGGTTACCTTTGGCAGAAAATATGATTTCTGGAAATGCAATGCGTCCAGGAGATGTTTTTAGGGCTAAAAACGGTCTCCAAATTGAAATCGATAACACAGATGCAGAGGGGAGACTTGTACTAGCAGATGCCATTTCTTTAGCTTGTGAGGAGCATCCTGATTGGCTTATTGATTTGGCGACTCTTACGGGTGCGGCGCGCGTGGGTTTAGGAACGATGGTTGATTCTCTTTTTGGAAATAATAAATTAACAAGTCAGTTACTTTACAATTCTGGCATCGAGAGTGGAGATTGGGTGTGGCAAGTTCCTTTACCTATTGATTATGAATCTTATCTTGACTCCAATGTATCTGATTTTGTGAATAGTGGCTCTTCTGGTTTTGCTGGTTCCATTACGGCTGCTTTATTTCTTCAAAAATTTGTTACAGTTCCTCAATGGAATCATATTGATACATATATGTGGTGTGATAAGCCAAATGGATTATGGTCTGAGGGTGGGGGCGCGACAGGAAAATGTGTCAGGCTAGTGACTCGAGCAATTGAGTCCTTTATTTCAAAGTAA